DNA from Mesorhizobium sp. DCY119:
GCCACCGGCGATGTTGTGAATGGTGACGCCGGGAAGCCGCTTGATCAGGTCGACGATCTTCGGTTCGACGCGGTTCATCATGTGGATCTGGCCACCTTGCAACGCCGCCGTGCGCGCCGTGGAATCGTTGATGACGATGATTTCGACCTGATCGGCAAAGCCGCTATTGGCGGCATTCCAGTAGCCTTCATGACGCGCCCCGATCTCGCGCACACCGGGTTCGTGGGAGGCGATCTTGTAGGGGCCGGTTCCAATGCCGGCCTGCGGATTGTCCTTGCCGCCACCCGGCTGGATGATGAGGTGGTAATCCGACATCAGAAACGGCAGATCGGCGTTGGCTTCCTTGAGCGTGACGACGAAGTCTGTGCCGTCCACCTTCAGCGTATCGATGCCGCGCAGGACGCCAAGCGCGCCTGACTTCGTCTCCGGTCCGGCATGGCGCTCGATCGTGGCGAGCACGTCATTGGCGTCGAGTTCCTTGCCGTTGTGGAAGGTCACGCCCTTGCGGATCTTGAACGTCCAGGTCTTGGCGTCGGCGGATGCGCCGACTTCCTCGGCCAGCTGGTAGACCATGCCGCCTTCGGCATCGATGTCGATGAGCTTTTCGCCCCAGGTGCGGGCGAAGGCGCCGGTGACCTGATTGTTGATGGCGGCGGGGTCGAGCCCGTCGGTGGATTCACCGCCCTGTATGCCAGCTTTCAGACTGCCGCCCCTGACGGGCCCTTCGGCGCGGACAGCACCGGCAAGCACCGTATTGGCAAAGGTTGCCGCAACACCGAGTGCTGCGGCCCGGCCGAGAAAATCGCGCCGGCTAAGCTTTCCGGCGGCGACGCGTCGGCTCAGATATTCC
Protein-coding regions in this window:
- a CDS encoding ABC transporter substrate-binding protein codes for the protein MSSELEYLSRRVAAGKLSRRDFLGRAAALGVAATFANTVLAGAVRAEGPVRGGSLKAGIQGGESTDGLDPAAINNQVTGAFARTWGEKLIDIDAEGGMVYQLAEEVGASADAKTWTFKIRKGVTFHNGKELDANDVLATIERHAGPETKSGALGVLRGIDTLKVDGTDFVVTLKEANADLPFLMSDYHLIIQPGGGKDNPQAGIGTGPYKIASHEPGVREIGARHEGYWNAANSGFADQVEIIVINDSTARTAALQGGQIHMMNRVEPKIVDLIKRLPGVTIHNIAGGAHYVFAMQCNTAPFDNNDLRLALKYAIDRQDLVDKIVRGYGTVGNDIPVNISYPLFSNDIEQRVFDPDKAAFHFKKSGHDGPVPLITSDVAFPGAVDAAQLFQQSAAKAGIVLDIQRAPGDGYWAEVWNKKPFSASYWVGRPTQDQQYSTAYLSTADWNETRFFRPDFDKLVIAARAELDEAKRKAMYRDMAMIVRDDGGAIIPMFNDWIDAVSDKVAGFKPYPSGELMGGLALSKCWLVA